From the Manihot esculenta cultivar AM560-2 chromosome 3, M.esculenta_v8, whole genome shotgun sequence genome, one window contains:
- the LOC110612367 gene encoding uncharacterized protein LOC110612367 isoform X2, protein MSSLVPADRSSQPDYEISIENLSLIGKEMEKYKSQVFEARGYKWRLVIYPNGNRSRNVTKHISVYLALADPVMLGLEVRAAFHLYLYDQDKKEFLEIKPQDAEVIKGCFHLLKHECGLDKFVPLEKYKDCRNSFSVGVKVEYVCESGTTGRGESLSMIKAGLPITHKWKIAEFSTKRKEECVESQVFTVGKHNWKIKLYPRGKGLKNNSHISLYLALADPTARVPSYKTYAQVSLRILDQCKHKHISATDKFWFSGSSSEHGWSTLISVAEFDGMKNRLVVGDVCFVEAGIYLVGEVKVL, encoded by the exons ATGTCTAGTCTCGTCCCAGCTG ATAGATCATCACAACCTGATTATGAAATCTCAATAGAGAACCTTTCGTTAATTGGAAAGGAGATGGAGAAATACAAATCACAAGTATTTGAAGCTAGAGGCTACAAATG GAGGTTGGTTATCTACCCAAATGGAAACAGAAGCAGGAATGTAACAAAGCACATCTCTGTCTATTTAGCATTGGCAGACCCTGTAATGCTTGGTTTGGAAGTTCGTGCAGCGTTTCACTTGTATCTGTATGATCAGGACAAGAAAGAGTTCTTGGAAATCAAACCACAAG ATGCGGAGGTGATAAAGGGGTGCTTTCACCTGTTGAAGCATGAATGCGGTTTGGATAAATTCGTTCCTcttgaaaaatataaagattgtaGGAATAGTTTTAGTGTTGGAGTAAAGGTGGAATACGTCTGTGAATCTGGGACAACAGGCAGGGGAGAGTCCTTGTCGATGATAAAGGCAGGCCTCCCTATTACCCACAAATGGAAGATTGCTGAATTCTCTACCAAGAGAAAAGAAGAATGCGTTGAATCCCAAGTATTCACTGTGGGGAAACATAATTg GAAGATAAAGCTGTATCCCAGGGGAAAAGGCCTGAAAAATAATAGCCACATTTCTCTATATTTGGCTTTGGCAGATCCAACAGCGCGTGTCCCCAGCTACAAAACATATGCACAAGTGAGCTTGCGCATCCTGGATCAATGCAAGCATAAGCACATCAGTGCTACAG ATAAGTTCTGGTTCAGTGGGTCGAGTTCAGAGCATGGATGGTCAACATTGATTTCAGTTGCTGAATTTGATGGAATGAAAAATCGGCTAGTAGTTGGAGACGTTTGTTTTGTGGAAGCTGGGATTTACCTTGTGGGAGAGGTTAAAGTGCTTTAA
- the LOC110610550 gene encoding MATH domain and coiled-coil domain-containing protein At2g42480: MDEPPPYYILQIHDYEEFNNAVEKYESEVFEAKGCKWKLVLYPRGNKSKEVPHHISLYLALADSVEHEEVYAVFCLYLLDQEKQHDFIFPAPDAQGKERCFHKSKLEWGSDLFIPITKFSDASNGYLVNNTFVLGAEVISVRKETVTGKGESFKMTKELPDTKLAWKIKKFSKIKEKCCRKIFTAGDQQWELEFYPKGTGLGENCFLSLYLALAEPIPPSSKIYTHVTLRLVDQAKDRHIIGKENFWFSESTPRQGWSRFTALHYLYRSKKTLLVNDTCIVEAEVKVLGVVKNNAALFASSS, encoded by the exons ATGG ATGAACCACCTCCCTATTACATTCTCCAAATACACGATTATGAAGAATTTAATAATGCAGTGGAGAAATACGAATCAGAAGTTTTTGAAGCTAAAGGCTGCAAATG GAAATTGGTTCTATATCCAAGGGGAAACAAGAGCAAGGAAGTGCCGCATCACATCTCTCTCTACTTAGCACTAGCAGACTCTGTTGAGCATGAAGAGGTCTATGCAGTTTTCTGCCTGTATTTGCTTGATCAGGAAAAGCAGCACGACTTTATATTCCCAGCCCCAG ATGCTCAGGGAAAGGAAAGATGCTTTCACAAATCAAAGCTTGAATGGGGTTCTGATTTATTCATTCCTATCACTAAATTTTCTGACGCTAGTAACGGGTACCTTGTGAACAACACTTTTGTTTTGGGAGCGGAAGTGATCTCTGTGCGCAAGGAAACAGTAACTGGCAAAGGAGAGTCCTTTAAGATGACAAAGGAACTCCCTGATACCAAGCTAGCATGGAAGATCAAAAAATTTTccaagataaaagaaaaatgttGTCGCAAGATATTCACTGCTGGAGATCAACAGTG GGAGTTAGAGTTCTATCCTAAGGGGACAGGACTTGGAGAAAATTGCTTTCTTTCTCTATATTTAGCTTTGGCGGAACCTATTCCTCCTAGCTCTAAAATATACACACATGTCACTCTGCGCCTCGTGGATCAAGCCAAGGACAGGCACATTATTGGtaaag AAAATTTCTGGTTCAGTGAGTCAACCCCAAGACAAGGATGGTCAAGATTCACTGCACTCCATTATCTTTATCGATCAAAGAAGACCCTTCTGGTTAATGACACATGTATTGTGGAAGCAGAAGTCAAAGTGCTTGGAGTTGTAAAGAATAATGCAGCTCTATTTGCATCGAGTTCATAA
- the LOC110610551 gene encoding proteasome assembly chaperone 4 isoform X1, with protein MSGINFGFDAFNGSPRNLKREDSPSSSAQQDDVAAGGLQVHCFTEIVDDTTLHFQIIRLHKQIYAWIGCNSAKFGHLYAAAPTRPSNTVSVACLLGGASDNTGSGIARRLALKTGLNIILACNIPKNAPMLEVLSLSLSLSLTHTDGTHVKAFLHMKSY; from the exons ATGAGTGGTATAAATTTTGGCTTTGATGCGTTTAATGGCTCTCCGAGAAATCTTAAACGAGAAGATTCACCGTCATCTTCCGCACAACAGGACGATGTTGCTGCCGGCGGCTTGCAGGTCCATTGCTTCACCGAAATCGTCGACGATACTACGCTTCATTTCCAGATCATCCGCCTTCACAAAcag ATATATGCATGGATTGGCTGCAACTCTGCTAAATTTGGGCATCTTTACGCGGCTGCGCCCACGCGGCCT AGTAATACTGTGAGTGTTGCTTGTTTACTTGGAGGAGCTTCTGATAATACGGGATCTGGCATTGCTCGACGATTAG CGTTAAAGACTGGCCTTAATATAATCCTGGCTTGTAATATTCCTAAGAACGCTCCCATGCTTGaggttctctctctctctctctctctctctctaacgcACACAGACGGAACCCATGTGAAAGCATTTCTGCATATGAAGAGCTATTGA
- the LOC110612016 gene encoding mediator of RNA polymerase II transcription subunit 21 yields MDIISQLQEQVDLIASLAFNTIGTLQRDAPPVRLSPNYPEPPANPTEDFVEQPKLMSAALVKAAKQFDALVAALPLAEGGEEAQLKRIAELQAENDAIGQELQRQLEAAEKELKQVQELFSQATDNCLNLKKPD; encoded by the exons ATGGACATAATTTCTCAATTGCAAGAGCAAGTCGATTTAATTGCATCACTTGCTTTTAATACTATTGGGACGCTGCAAAGAGATGCTCCTCCAGTGCGTCTCTCTCCAAATTATCCTGAACCACCAGCTAACCCTACTGAGGATTTTGTGGAGCAACCTAAATTGATGAGTGCTGCGCTTGTAAAGGCTGCTAAGCAG TTTGATGCTTTGGTGGCAGCTCTTCCATTGGCCGAGGGGGGTGAAGAAGCTCAACTGAAAAGGATTGCAGAACTGCAA GCTGAAAATGATGCAATAGGCCAAGAACTCCAAAGGCAACTGGAAGCTGCAG AGAAAGAATTGAAGCAGGTTCAGGAGCTATTTAGCCAAGCAACAGATAATTGCTTGAACTTGAAGAAGCCAGATTAA
- the LOC110610551 gene encoding proteasome assembly chaperone 4 isoform X2 codes for MSGINFGFDAFNGSPRNLKREDSPSSSAQQDDVAAGGLQVHCFTEIVDDTTLHFQIIRLHKQIYAWIGCNSAKFGHLYAAAPTRPSNTVSVACLLGGASDNTGSGIARRLALKTGLNIILACNIPKNAPMLEVNAEKKLVEKLTYLGYTKKKLLSS; via the exons ATGAGTGGTATAAATTTTGGCTTTGATGCGTTTAATGGCTCTCCGAGAAATCTTAAACGAGAAGATTCACCGTCATCTTCCGCACAACAGGACGATGTTGCTGCCGGCGGCTTGCAGGTCCATTGCTTCACCGAAATCGTCGACGATACTACGCTTCATTTCCAGATCATCCGCCTTCACAAAcag ATATATGCATGGATTGGCTGCAACTCTGCTAAATTTGGGCATCTTTACGCGGCTGCGCCCACGCGGCCT AGTAATACTGTGAGTGTTGCTTGTTTACTTGGAGGAGCTTCTGATAATACGGGATCTGGCATTGCTCGACGATTAG CGTTAAAGACTGGCCTTAATATAATCCTGGCTTGTAATATTCCTAAGAACGCTCCCATGCTTGag GTGAATGCTGAGAAAAAGTTAGTGGAGAAGCTAACCTATTTGGgctatacaaaaaaaaaattgttatcttCATAG
- the LOC110612367 gene encoding uncharacterized protein LOC110612367 isoform X1: MSSLVPAVSDRSSQPDYEISIENLSLIGKEMEKYKSQVFEARGYKWRLVIYPNGNRSRNVTKHISVYLALADPVMLGLEVRAAFHLYLYDQDKKEFLEIKPQDAEVIKGCFHLLKHECGLDKFVPLEKYKDCRNSFSVGVKVEYVCESGTTGRGESLSMIKAGLPITHKWKIAEFSTKRKEECVESQVFTVGKHNWKIKLYPRGKGLKNNSHISLYLALADPTARVPSYKTYAQVSLRILDQCKHKHISATDKFWFSGSSSEHGWSTLISVAEFDGMKNRLVVGDVCFVEAGIYLVGEVKVL; the protein is encoded by the exons ATGTCTAGTCTCGTCCCAGCTG TGTCAGATAGATCATCACAACCTGATTATGAAATCTCAATAGAGAACCTTTCGTTAATTGGAAAGGAGATGGAGAAATACAAATCACAAGTATTTGAAGCTAGAGGCTACAAATG GAGGTTGGTTATCTACCCAAATGGAAACAGAAGCAGGAATGTAACAAAGCACATCTCTGTCTATTTAGCATTGGCAGACCCTGTAATGCTTGGTTTGGAAGTTCGTGCAGCGTTTCACTTGTATCTGTATGATCAGGACAAGAAAGAGTTCTTGGAAATCAAACCACAAG ATGCGGAGGTGATAAAGGGGTGCTTTCACCTGTTGAAGCATGAATGCGGTTTGGATAAATTCGTTCCTcttgaaaaatataaagattgtaGGAATAGTTTTAGTGTTGGAGTAAAGGTGGAATACGTCTGTGAATCTGGGACAACAGGCAGGGGAGAGTCCTTGTCGATGATAAAGGCAGGCCTCCCTATTACCCACAAATGGAAGATTGCTGAATTCTCTACCAAGAGAAAAGAAGAATGCGTTGAATCCCAAGTATTCACTGTGGGGAAACATAATTg GAAGATAAAGCTGTATCCCAGGGGAAAAGGCCTGAAAAATAATAGCCACATTTCTCTATATTTGGCTTTGGCAGATCCAACAGCGCGTGTCCCCAGCTACAAAACATATGCACAAGTGAGCTTGCGCATCCTGGATCAATGCAAGCATAAGCACATCAGTGCTACAG ATAAGTTCTGGTTCAGTGGGTCGAGTTCAGAGCATGGATGGTCAACATTGATTTCAGTTGCTGAATTTGATGGAATGAAAAATCGGCTAGTAGTTGGAGACGTTTGTTTTGTGGAAGCTGGGATTTACCTTGTGGGAGAGGTTAAAGTGCTTTAA